Proteins encoded within one genomic window of Ferrimicrobium sp.:
- a CDS encoding glutathione peroxidase encodes MKRLDGTPESLGQHRGDVLLLVNVASKCGLTPQYEGLVALHRKYQDQGFSVLGFPCNQFGEQEPGSAEEIATFCSTTYGVDFPLFEKLEVNGDGRHPLYQELTKVSDGEGEAGDIQWNFEKFLVSRDGATITRFRPLVTPEDPALVGAIEDMLSQ; translated from the coding sequence ATGAAGCGTCTTGATGGTACCCCGGAGTCTTTGGGTCAGCATCGAGGTGACGTGTTGCTTCTCGTCAATGTTGCCTCAAAGTGTGGTCTTACTCCACAGTATGAAGGCTTGGTAGCGCTCCATCGCAAATATCAAGATCAAGGATTCAGTGTTCTTGGCTTCCCATGCAACCAGTTTGGTGAGCAAGAACCAGGGTCGGCTGAAGAGATCGCCACCTTCTGCTCTACCACCTACGGTGTCGATTTCCCGTTGTTTGAAAAGCTCGAGGTTAATGGAGACGGTCGCCATCCTCTCTATCAGGAGCTGACGAAGGTCTCCGATGGCGAAGGAGAGGCTGGAGATATTCAATGGAACTTTGAGAAGTTTCTCGTATCTCGTGACGGCGCTACGATCACCCGCTTTCGACCGTTGGTGACCCCGGAGGATCCGGCGCTGGTCGGTGCCATCGAGGACATGCTCTCTCAGTAG
- a CDS encoding ABC transporter ATP-binding protein: MSHVIEVEDLTKRFGGQVAVDDVTFSVEEGSVFGFLGPNGAGKTTTIRMVLGLIYPDSGSFSLLGERKVSRLHRVLPRVGSFIEGPGYVPYLSARQNLDRFLAAEGVRHAKRGPLIAHALEAVGLEMVVDKPVGKYSLGMRQRLGLAQALLGDRDLYILDEPTNGLDPSGMREVRRLIGELAALGKTIFISTHLLSEAEQICSHVAFMSQGRLIKAGALGELRSDYPQQLRIVGTPLEHIVSLAGSSATIAKSAVLVDLDPSDAPRLLASLVGEGVEVMEFSWMTPSLEEIFIAEVGEGFDVR, from the coding sequence GTGAGCCACGTCATTGAGGTCGAGGACCTTACGAAGCGTTTTGGGGGCCAGGTCGCCGTCGACGACGTAACCTTTTCGGTCGAGGAGGGCTCTGTCTTCGGCTTTCTCGGTCCCAATGGCGCCGGAAAGACCACCACCATTCGCATGGTTCTCGGACTGATCTATCCAGACTCGGGTTCCTTCTCGTTGCTTGGGGAACGCAAGGTTTCTCGTCTGCACCGTGTGTTGCCTCGTGTCGGATCCTTCATCGAAGGCCCCGGATACGTGCCGTACTTGAGTGCTCGTCAAAACCTCGATCGGTTCCTGGCGGCCGAGGGTGTTCGCCACGCGAAGCGGGGGCCCCTTATCGCCCATGCGCTTGAGGCCGTGGGCCTTGAGATGGTGGTTGATAAGCCTGTCGGGAAGTACTCTCTCGGGATGCGTCAACGTCTTGGCCTGGCTCAGGCGCTGCTTGGCGATCGTGATCTCTATATCCTTGATGAGCCGACTAATGGTCTTGACCCTAGCGGGATGCGCGAGGTTCGTCGCCTTATTGGCGAGCTTGCAGCTCTGGGTAAGACGATTTTTATCTCGACACATCTCTTGTCAGAGGCTGAGCAGATCTGTTCGCACGTGGCGTTCATGTCACAGGGTCGTCTAATCAAAGCTGGTGCGCTGGGGGAGCTCCGTAGCGATTACCCCCAACAATTACGCATTGTTGGTACGCCCCTTGAGCATATCGTCTCTCTGGCTGGCTCGTCTGCTACGATTGCGAAATCCGCGGTCCTGGTCGATCTAGACCCTAGTGATGCGCCTCGTCTCCTTGCGTCGCTGGTCGGCGAGGGCGTTGAGGTCATGGAGTTCTCCTGGATGACTCCGAGTCTGGAGGAGATCTTCATTGCTGAAGTTGGGGAGGGCTTTGATGTTCGCTGA
- a CDS encoding ABC transporter permease, whose protein sequence is MFAEELKRVFRRPRNIIILGLIALVPILLGVVVRFASHGGPRGGGPAFFAEITQNAVFLPLAALASMETLILPLAATIIAGDSVAGDAANGSLRYLLVRRVPRSRIIHAKMVAALVYTLALGLVIAIVGLVAGAILFPHHQVVTLSGLTISFVHGVLEALLAALVVGASIFSVTMVGIAVSTFTSSSLAATSIAVTVAIASEVLDAIPQLDKIRPILLSNYWSAFINIFRSPILAGPIYKDLLEQLGWMAVFYLLAVFNFSQRDITA, encoded by the coding sequence ATGTTCGCTGAGGAGCTCAAGCGGGTCTTTCGTCGCCCTCGCAACATTATCATTCTGGGCCTCATTGCACTCGTCCCGATCCTACTTGGGGTGGTGGTGAGGTTTGCCAGCCATGGTGGTCCACGAGGCGGCGGTCCAGCATTTTTCGCTGAGATCACCCAGAATGCCGTGTTCTTGCCGCTCGCAGCCCTTGCCTCGATGGAGACCCTGATCCTTCCACTTGCTGCCACAATCATCGCGGGGGATTCGGTCGCTGGTGATGCGGCCAATGGTTCGTTGCGTTACTTGCTGGTCCGTCGAGTTCCACGATCCAGGATCATTCATGCAAAGATGGTCGCGGCCCTTGTCTACACGTTGGCATTGGGCCTCGTGATCGCCATCGTGGGATTGGTGGCAGGTGCCATACTCTTCCCCCACCATCAGGTGGTTACCCTCTCGGGCTTAACGATCTCGTTTGTTCATGGCGTGCTCGAGGCGCTGCTGGCCGCCCTGGTCGTTGGGGCATCGATATTTTCTGTGACCATGGTTGGGATTGCGGTATCAACTTTTACGTCGTCGTCATTGGCGGCAACATCGATTGCGGTGACCGTCGCGATTGCCTCGGAAGTTCTCGATGCCATACCTCAACTCGACAAGATTCGTCCGATCTTGCTATCGAACTATTGGTCGGCGTTCATCAATATCTTTCGGTCGCCGATCCTGGCTGGGCCGATCTATAAAGACTTGTTAGAGCAGCTCGGATGGATGGCAGTGTTCTATCTCTTGGCCGTCTTTAACTTTTCGCAGCGTGACATTACCGCGTAG
- a CDS encoding sigma-70 family RNA polymerase sigma factor, protein MVNKQSANPSTEAKGRRRSAQAEVDTALAAAGLGADSIRLFLDDLAKHPLPSSAEQVELAKRVRDGDEDAKVEMVAANLRLVVHWARRYQDRGVELSDLIQEGTFGLIRAVEKFDWRRGFKFSTYATWWVRQSLQRAVHNHGQSIRLPMEAAERSRRVDNVSRELAADLGRPPTEDEIAIASNLSHSQLADVRHAARVVASLDQAVGPEGETSLGDLVVGPDTSFEDDIDDSISREMLRKAVAELDELERDVVTLRFGLNGDRPASLEATARMLGIGPRRARRLEASALSRLADHPALKTSAA, encoded by the coding sequence ATGGTTAACAAGCAAAGCGCAAACCCATCAACGGAAGCAAAGGGCCGCCGGCGCTCCGCTCAGGCTGAAGTCGACACGGCTCTCGCGGCTGCTGGTCTTGGAGCGGACTCGATTCGTCTGTTCCTAGACGATCTGGCTAAACATCCTCTTCCATCCTCAGCCGAACAGGTAGAGCTTGCCAAGCGTGTACGCGATGGCGATGAGGATGCCAAGGTCGAGATGGTTGCTGCCAACTTGCGGCTTGTTGTCCACTGGGCTCGTCGTTATCAAGATCGTGGGGTCGAGCTTTCTGACCTCATCCAAGAAGGTACCTTTGGGCTGATTCGCGCCGTCGAGAAGTTCGACTGGAGACGCGGGTTCAAATTTTCGACGTACGCCACCTGGTGGGTGCGTCAGTCGCTCCAGCGAGCCGTTCACAACCATGGCCAGTCCATTCGGCTGCCGATGGAGGCCGCCGAACGATCTCGCAGAGTCGACAACGTCTCGCGAGAACTGGCTGCCGATCTTGGTCGTCCTCCAACTGAGGACGAGATCGCCATCGCATCCAACCTCTCGCACTCCCAACTCGCCGACGTCCGCCACGCCGCGCGCGTCGTGGCGAGCCTCGATCAAGCGGTCGGCCCCGAGGGCGAGACGAGTCTTGGAGATCTCGTGGTTGGCCCGGACACCTCGTTCGAGGATGACATTGATGATTCAATCTCTCGTGAGATGCTGCGCAAAGCGGTGGCCGAGCTCGACGAGTTGGAACGCGACGTCGTCACCCTTCGCTTCGGCCTCAACGGCGATCGTCCTGCATCGCTCGAGGCGACAGCTCGTATGCTCGGCATCGGTCCACGCAGGGCACGTCGACTCGAGGCTTCAGCGCTGAGCAGATTAGCTGATCACCCAGCGCTCAAAACCTCAGCAGCTTAG
- a CDS encoding NAD-dependent succinate-semialdehyde dehydrogenase: protein MAISTEEQRVLAGVATGLLIGGEWRHARSGKELDVEDPATGEVLVSVADGGTDDALDALDAAVHAQASWAATAPRYRAEILRSAFEAIMAKQDDLALLMTLEMGKPLAESKGEVAYAAEFFRWFSEEAVRVKGEYYRSPDGLTKVLTSRSPVGPSYMITPWNFPLAMGTRKIGPALAAGCTVILKPAEQTPLCSLALGQILLEAGLPAGVLNIVNTSQPGEVTDRLIDDHRLRKLSFTGSTEVGKMLMRKASSNLLRLSMELGGNAPLIVFSDADLDKAIPGAIFAKMRNGGEACTSANRILVHKDLAQAFSERLAEELSKMKVARGTTPGAQVGPLIDQDALVKVAGLLDDATALGGRVLTGGSRVGDHGYFYAPTVLAGVPRNARIFREEIFGPVAPIYAFDDDDEAYAVANDTNYGLVSYIFTESFKRVHQAIDALQSGMVGVNQGLVSNAAAPFGGVKHSGFGREGGFEGINEYLDVKYAALNLS, encoded by the coding sequence ATGGCGATCAGTACAGAGGAACAGCGAGTACTAGCCGGTGTAGCTACCGGACTTTTGATTGGTGGCGAATGGAGGCACGCACGATCTGGAAAGGAGCTCGACGTTGAGGATCCTGCCACCGGAGAGGTTCTCGTCAGTGTTGCAGATGGCGGTACGGATGATGCGCTCGACGCTCTTGATGCTGCGGTGCATGCCCAGGCGAGCTGGGCGGCCACAGCGCCACGTTATCGCGCAGAGATACTTCGCTCCGCATTTGAGGCCATCATGGCCAAGCAGGATGACCTTGCCCTTTTGATGACGCTTGAGATGGGTAAGCCGTTGGCAGAGTCCAAGGGTGAGGTGGCCTATGCGGCCGAGTTTTTCCGCTGGTTCTCAGAAGAAGCGGTTCGGGTGAAGGGTGAGTACTACCGGTCTCCTGACGGCCTAACGAAGGTGTTGACATCGCGATCACCCGTAGGGCCAAGTTACATGATCACACCGTGGAACTTTCCACTGGCAATGGGTACCCGCAAGATTGGTCCAGCGCTGGCGGCTGGCTGCACCGTGATTCTCAAGCCAGCCGAGCAGACGCCATTGTGCTCGCTCGCCCTTGGCCAGATCTTGCTTGAGGCAGGGTTGCCTGCGGGGGTGCTCAACATCGTCAATACCTCCCAACCAGGAGAGGTGACCGACCGATTGATCGACGATCATCGGCTGCGTAAGCTCTCGTTCACTGGATCGACTGAGGTCGGCAAGATGTTGATGCGAAAGGCGTCTTCTAACCTCCTTCGCCTTTCGATGGAGCTCGGTGGCAATGCGCCGCTGATCGTCTTCTCGGACGCTGACCTTGATAAGGCCATACCGGGTGCAATTTTCGCAAAGATGCGCAACGGGGGCGAGGCCTGTACCAGCGCGAACCGCATCCTCGTCCACAAGGATTTGGCCCAGGCATTCTCTGAGCGTCTGGCTGAGGAGCTGTCGAAGATGAAGGTCGCTCGTGGCACAACCCCAGGCGCCCAGGTTGGTCCACTGATCGACCAAGATGCCCTCGTAAAGGTGGCCGGCCTGCTTGATGATGCTACGGCGCTCGGTGGCAGGGTGTTGACTGGTGGTAGTCGTGTGGGCGATCACGGGTATTTCTATGCACCGACGGTGCTCGCGGGGGTCCCTCGGAATGCGCGTATATTCCGTGAGGAGATCTTTGGTCCGGTCGCGCCAATTTATGCGTTTGATGATGATGACGAGGCGTACGCCGTAGCAAACGATACGAACTATGGCCTGGTCTCGTACATCTTCACGGAGTCGTTTAAGCGTGTCCATCAGGCCATCGATGCCCTGCAGTCTGGTATGGTCGGCGTGAATCAGGGACTTGTCTCGAACGCGGCGGCGCCCTTTGGTGGGGTCAAACACTCGGGATTTGGCCGTGAAGGTGGCTTTGAGGGTATCAACGAGTATCTCGACGTCAAGTATGCGGCGCTCAATTTGAGCTAG